A window of Trichoderma atroviride chromosome 3, complete sequence contains these coding sequences:
- a CDS encoding uncharacterized protein (BUSCO:EOG092D0VZC) has translation MFVTKHAAELCALLVNDLYGELPSRILAALFAKGRSNITQLGLYTQLGPRQIRNGLGVLNQQNLLYHHTDTTTKRTTYEANPGACYNLVRSGKILEMIDSQYGTAERDLVQTLLLLGYARIAELTHAYQSRAPASNGHANGHGANGPSSGLIGSEAELHNVLSHLIRCEIIETVRPQSFRNPNDVYHEIEADVTKTAPGEKATKTKIDQQRQIMEQYRSFRDQPTALKRQLDQFGGPVTKRRKLEGGSGEDDRAMDYDIPPLNPNVVVRVNYEKCLVELRSHRLASFAKDILGEVTGEVYRTLLGLLTSEVSRCRADPFLGEEAITHQAAATTMDVYEHLDEAVNVAAGIGKAPKDKIDYQSAEKILTAPAGSDTFAGDSDDDAAGGAFDSDDDSDDMSRNGAFSRKSRSVSKTNGGKPKVTFEDAATSTDNRLDQMRQHLLLLSESKHRFVRHCGTQGRGQWTVDFDQVMGRLRDTELDASIEQSFGRHGLRLTRILREKGKLDEKMLPSASLMKKTDVQAKMLAMQMAGLVDVQEVPKDNTRVANRTLFFWFFDRDRSQAQILDDLYKAMVRCLQTLQVERHRERNILSFVERKDVMGKEEEVMTAEHYNKYNKHLEEQNKLLGQMMRLDEVVSIFRDY, from the exons ATGTTCGTC ACTAAACATGCGGCGGAGCTTTGCGCTCTCCTAGTCAATGATCTCTACGGCGAACTTCCTTCG CGAATTCTTGCCGCGCTCTTCGCCAAAGGCCGATCAAACATTACACAGCTCGGGCTATATACGCAGCTGGGCCCTCGACAAATTCGCAATGGTCTAGGCGTCCTCAACCAGCAGAATCTGCTATATCACCACACAGATACCACTACCAAACGCACCACCTACGAAGCCAATCCCGGAGCATGCTACAACCTCGTTCGATCTGGCAagatcttggagatgatcGACAGCCAATACGGCACTGCAGAGCGCGACCTAGTCCAgaccctgctgctgctgggctaTGCGAGAATCGCCGAGCTGACTCACGCATACCAGTCCCGCGCACCGGCGTCCAACGGCCATGCGAATGGCCATGGTGCGAATGGACCCAGCTCCGGCTTGATTGGGTCCGAAGCTGAGCTTCACAATGTCCTGAGTCACTTGATTCGCTGCGAAATTATCGAGACGGTCAGGCCACAGTCCTTTCGCAACCCCAACGATGTTTACCACGAGATTGAGGCGGACGTCACCAAGACAGCTCCGGGCGAGAAGGCAACAAAAACCAAGATCGACCAGCAAAGGCAGATAATGGAGCAATATCGATCATTCAGAGACCAGCCGACAGCTTTGAAGAGGCAGCTTGACCAATTTGGGGGCCCGGtcacaaagagaagaaagctcGAGGGTGGATCAGGGGAAGATGACAGAGCGATGGATTATGATATTCCACCTCTTAAT cCAAATGTGGTTGTCAGAGTCAACTACGAAAAATGTCTGGTTGAATTACGCAGCCACCGCCTGGCTAGTTTCGCCAAGGATATTCTGGGAGAGGTTACTGGCGAAGTGTATCGCACACTGCTTGGACTTCTCACTTCCGAAGTATCTAGATGCCGGGCGGATCCTTTCCTCGGAGAAGAGGCGATTACTCAccaagctgctgcaactACAATGGACGTGTATGAGCACCTAGATGAGGCAGTCAACGTTGCGGCGGGAATTGGAAAAGCCCCGAAAGACAAGATTGACTACCAAAGCGCAGAAAAGATTCTGACAGCGCCCGCGGGAAGCGATACGTTCGCTGGCGACTCGGATGATGACGCAGCAGGCGGCGCTTTTGACAGCGACGATGATTCCGATGACATGAGCCGCAATGGAGCTTTTTCGCGAAAATCTCGATCAGTATCCAAGACGAATGGTGGTAAACCAAAGGTGACGTTTGAAGACGCAGCAACATCTACGGACAACCGCCTAGACCAGATGCGCCAGCATCTCTTGCTATTGTCGGAAAGCAAACATCGCTTCGTGCGCCACTGTGGAACACAGGGTCGGGGGCAATGGACGGTTGATTTCGATCAGGTTATGGGGCGTCTTCGAGACACTGAGCTGGATGCCTCCATCGAACAATCCTTTGGGCGGCATGGACTCCGTCTTACTCGTATCCTCCGTGAAAAGGGTAAACTGGACGAAAAGATGTTGCCATCTGCAtctctgatgaagaaaacGGACGTGCAAGCGAAGATGCTTGCCATGCAGATGGCTGGTTTGGTCGACGTACAGGAAGTTCCCAAGGACAACACACGAGTAGCCAACCGGACCCTGTTCTTCTGGTTCTTTGACAGAGATCGAAGCCAGGCACAGATACTGGACGACCTATATAAAGCCATGGTCCGCTGCTTGCAGACGCTGCAGGTAGAGAGACACAGGGAGCGCAACATTTTATCTTTCGTTGAGAGAAAGGACGTTAtgggaaaggaagaagaggtgatGACGGCAGAGCATTATAACAAGTATAACAAGCATTTGGAAGAGCAGAACAAGCTTCTTGGACAGATGATGAGGTTGGATGAGGTTGTGTCGATATTCCGAGACTATTAG
- a CDS encoding uncharacterized protein (MEROPS:MER0015090): MISRSALSRSAQQAARRSGVVPRRGFAAAAAAPTGSYETADINGLKVASKDTQGPTTTLAVVAKAGTRYQPLPGLTFGLEQYAFKTTQRRSALRIAREAELLGGQLTASHTREALVIEASFLRDDLPYFAELLAEVVSQTKYTTHEFHEEIERILPYKKAAVNADVAGIALDNAHAVAFHSGLGAALNPSPSAPFNKYVNEEYVSSFADVVYSKPNIAVVADGAGAQSLSKWVDQFFKGVPAAARSGQTLKTEATKYFGGEQRTSHASGNSIVIAFPGSDSTGSKPEIEVLATLLGAQPTIKWAPGFSLLSKATAGTPGVSIASTNQAYSDAGLLTVQLTGAAASVRKAAEETVKALKNIAAGTVSKEDVAKAIANAKFNLLEKAQTRGSSVLQAGSGLVNNGKVQDLVALTKSLDAVTADKLKTTAKTLLDGKATVSSVGDLFVLPYAEELGLRV, from the exons ATGATTTCGAGATCGGCTCTCTCGAGAAGTGCGCAGCAGGCCGCCCGCCGGTCAGGCGTTGTGCCTCGCCGAGgctttgctgccgccgctgcagcccccACCGGATCGTACGAGACTGCCGATATCAACGGACTCAAGGTTGCTTCCAAAGACACTCAGGGACCGACCACGACGCTGGCCGTTGTTGCCAAGGCCGGAACTCGTTACCAGCCTCTCCCCGGTCTGACCTTTGGTCTGGAGCAGTATGCTTTCAAG ACCACCCAGCGACGATCTGCCCTTCGCATTGCCCGCGAGGCCGAGCTTCTCGGAGGCCAATTGACTGCCTCTCACACCCGTGAGGCCCTCGTCATCGAGGCCAGCTTCTTGCGCGACGATTTACCCTACTTCGCTGAGCTCCTGGCTGAGGTTGTGTCCCAGACCAAGTACACCA CCCACGAATTCCACGAGGAGATTGAACGAATCCTGCCCTACAAGAAGGCTGCCGTCAACGCCGATGTTGCCGGCATTGCTCTGGACAACGCTCACGCCGTTGCCTTCCACTCTGGTCTCGGTGCCGCCTTGAATCCCTCTCCTTCCGCCCCCTTCAACAAGTACGTCAACGAGGAGTACGTTTCCAGCTTCGCCGATGTCGTCTACTCTAAGCCCAACATTGCCGTTGTCGCCGATGGCGCTGGCGCGCAGTCCCTGTCCAAGTGGGTCGACCAGTTCTTCAAGGGCgttcctgctgccgctcGCAGCGGACAAACTCTCAAGACTGAGGCTACCAAGTACTTTGGTGGTGAGCAGCGAACCAGCCACGCCTCGGGCAACTCGATCGTGATTGCTTTCCCCGGCTCAGACAGCACTGGCTCCAAGCCCGAGATTGAGGTTCTGGCTACCCTGCTCGGCGCCCAGCCCACCATCAAGTGGGCTCCTGGCTTCAGCCTTCTCTCCAAGGCTACTGCTGGAACCCCTGGCGTCTCCATCGCTTCCACTAACCAGGCTTACTCTGATGCTGGCCTCCTGACTGTCCAGCTGACTGGTGCCGCTGCCTCTGTTCGCAAGGCCGCTGAGGAGACTGTCAAGGCCCTGAAGAACattgctgctggcactgTGAGCAAGGAGGACGTGgccaaggccattgccaatgccaagttcaacctgctggagaaggctcAGACCCGTGGCTCCAGCGTTCTGCAGGCCGGCTCTGGCCTCGTCAACAACGGCAAGGTTCAGGACCTTGTTGCCCTGACCAAGTCTCTCGATGCTGTTACCGCCGATAAGCTGAAGACT ACTGCCAAGACCCTTCTCGATGGAAAGGCCACAGTCTCTTCCGTTGGCGACTTGTTTGTGCTGCCTTATGCCGAGGAGCTGGGTCTGCGGGTATAG
- a CDS encoding uncharacterized protein (EggNog:ENOG41~BUSCO:EOG092D33Q2), which translates to MSPAAAAVVGREKESNLARLLGSGTAGISELALFHPVDTIAKRLMSNHGKVANASQLNQVIFKDKASAPFARKFVSLFPGLGYAAGYKVLQRIYKYGGQPIARDFLGKHYGKDFEAAFGKKTGKAIMHSTAGSLIGIGEIVLLPLDVLKIKRQTNPEAFRGRGVLKIVADEGFGLYRGWGWTAARNAPGSFALFGGSAFAKEYLFQLEDYNKASWFQNFVASIAGASASLLVSAPLDVIKTRIQNRNFENPESGFRILSNMAKNEGFSSFFKGLVPKLLMTGPKLVFSFWLAQTLIPAFDTMFSK; encoded by the exons ATGtcaccagcggcagcggcagttGTGGGACGAGAGAAGGAGTCAAACTTGGCTCGTCTGCTCGGTTCAG GTACCGCTGGTATCTCCGAGCTGGCGCTTTTCCACCCT GTGGATACTATCGCGAAGCGATTGATGAGCAACCACGGCAAA GTCGCTAACGCAAGCCAATTGAACCAAGTCAtcttcaaggacaaggcctcCGCACCCTTCGCACGAAAGTTTGTCTCGCTATTCCCCGGTCTGGGCTACGCCGCCGGCTACAAGGTGCTCCAGAGAATATACAAGTATGGCGGACAGCCCATTGCGCGCGATTTCCTGGGCAAGCACTACGGAAAGGACTTTGAGGCCGCTTTCGGCAAGAAGACGGGCAAGGCTATCATGCACTCTACTGCTGGCAG TCTGATTGGAATCGGTGAAATCGTCCTGCTGCCCCTCGATGTCCTCAAGATCAAGCGCCAGACCAACCCCGAGGCTTTCCGTGGCCGTGGTGTCCTCAAGATTGTTGCCGACGAGGGCTTTGGCCTGTACCGAGGTTGGGGATGGACTGCTGCTCGAAACGCACCCGGCTCTTTCGCT CTCTTCGGAGGTTCTGCCTTCGCCAAGGAGTACCTCTTCCAGCTTGAGGACTACAACAAGGCCAGCTGGTTCCAGAACTTTGTTGCTTCCATCGCCGgtgcttctgcctctctcctcGTCTCGGCTCCCCTCGATGTTATCAAGACCCGAATCCAGAACCGCAACTTCGAAAACCCCGAGAGTGGCTTTAGAATCCTGAGCAACATGGCTAAGAACGAGGGCTTCTCCAGTTTCTTCAAGGGACTTGTTCCTAAG CTACTCATGACCGGACCTAAGCtggtcttttctttctggcTCGCCCAGACTCTGATTCCCGCTTTCGACACCATGTTCAGCAAATAG
- a CDS encoding uncharacterized protein (EggNog:ENOG41), with product MALMHGVSTFIGQSKWLHFSSKPRRLADLETFDQASRGVWGSAMLLTTVKWNLATIGAVITILRLSFSPFAQQVVLIEQRDVISFGAGAGAATFGYAHSYSREAVFNRLLTSVPESIPQDAGMQSAVFKGLYGVNTTEPFSCPGVCRWPGSYISLGFKAECRNVTQQTLQTSNCNNNQAMLPHQCNMTTPGGIMLGAHIVPKDAATAYCMNAISLIDKGTLLSDTFPEITRFAIYRSTPDSNFQMQSINVTECSLSITAYEYTDAKANGSDFYFASRREVDFGVKNPWFFMDQNATARFRRLATNETTSGNIHVPALEIDYPNIQTLEIFLTSTSIISEYVEGNYGNTNLGVAAALTGDVDLNARFDGMATAMTNYIRYGPNTQIAYGQVI from the exons atggccttgatgcaCGGAGTCAGCACGTTTATCGGACAGTCCAAATGGCTTCACTTCAGCAGTAAGCCTCGCAGGCTGGCTGATCTTGAGACATTTGATCAAGCCAGTCGCGGTGTTTGGGGCTCTGCTATGCTGCTTACCACCGTCAAGTGGAATCTGGCCACCATTGGCGCGGTGATTACCATCTTGCGACTTTCTTTCTCGCCATTCGCACAGCAGGTTGTTCTGATCGAGCAGCGAGATGTCATCTCttttggcgctggtgctggtgctgccacCTTCGGATATGCACACAGTTATAGTCGGGAGGCAGTATTCAATCGCCTATTAACCTCCGTCCCTG AGAGCATCCCTCAAGATGCCGGTATGCAAAGCGCCGTCTTCAAGGGCCTCTACGGCGTCAACACCACAGAGCCTTTCAGCTGCCCCGGTGTATGTCGCTGGCCTGGATCATACATCTCCCTTGGCTTCAAGGCCGAGTGCAGGAATGTCACCCAACAAACATTGCAAACATCCAACTGCAACAACAACCAAGCCATGCTCCCTCACCAATGCAATATGACGACTCCAGGCGGAATCATGCTCGGCGCTCACATAGTGCCAAAAGATGCTGCAACGGCCTACTGTATGAACGCAATTTCGCTGATTGACAAAGGTACATTATTATCAGACACCTTTCCCGAAATCACGCGATTTGCAATTTATAGATCGACCCCGGACTCCAATTTTCAGATGCAAAGCATCAACGTTACAGAATGCTCTCTTTCCATCACCGCCTACGAATATACagacgccaaagccaatGGGAGTGATTTTTATTTTGCGAGCAGGCGAGAGGTCGATTTCGGCGTCAAGAACCCCTGGTTTTTCATGGACCAAAACGCAACTGCAAGGTTCCGCCGCTTGGCCACCAACGAGACAACAAGCGGCAACATCCACGTCCCTGCCCTTGAGATAGACTATCCAAATATTCAAACGCTGGAAATTTTCCTGACGTCCACCTCGATAATTAGCGAATATGTCGAGGGGAATTATGGAAATACAAACCTCGgcgttgccgctgctctaACCGGTGACGTGGACCTCAACGCTCGATTCGACGGAATGGCAACAGCCATGACAAACTACATACGGTACGGCCCAAACACCCAGATAGCGTACGGACAAGTAATCTAG
- a CDS encoding uncharacterized protein (SECRETED:SignalP(1-20)) — protein MRFFNAASAIVLGLASVAHGHKQIIDREVDQSASTSAPISASASHVPGGVFITTTSAEPTAPVTITVTVSSSVSSSSSSKQESSIATSVLASSADTVPHRQPPRKPQSTTSSSNSSPSSPSMPFRFSNGTAPTNSSTTAGSRCSREGQYNCQSDGQKYQRCAAGLWSIPMPVALGNPCQPGMADTFVSAQKRSSPGFVPRRRFVYEHRRGKRASSRMD, from the exons ATGAGATTCTTCAATGCTGCTTCCGCCATCGTCCTCGGACTGGCCTCAGTTGCTCATGGCCACAAACAGATAAT TGACAGAGAGGTTGATCAGTCTGCCTCAACGTCGGCTCCaatttctgcttctgcttcccATGTTCCGGGTGGTGTTTTCATCACTACGACCTCGGCAGAACCAACAGCTCCCgtcaccatcaccgtcaccgtctccagctccgtctccagctccagctccagcaaacAAGAATCTTCGATTGCAACTTCAGTGCTAGCCTCTTCAGCAGACACTGTGCCTCATCGTCAGCCTCCGCGTAAGCCTCAGTctactactagcagcagcaattccAGTCCTTCTAGTCCTTCCATGCCCTTCAGGTTTTCCAACGGCACAGCCCCCACAAACTCCTCGACGACCGCAGGATCAAGGTGCTCCAGAGAGGGTCAGTATAACTGCCAGTCTGACGGACAGAAATACCAGCGATGTGCTGCCGGACTGTGGTCCATCCCTATGCCCGTGGCTCTGGGGAATCCATGTCAGCCCGGGATGGCAGATACCTTTGTGTCGGCCCAGAAGCGAAGCAGCCCAGGCTTTGTCCCAAGACGCCGTTTCGTCTATGAACACCGTCGTGGAAAGCGTGCGTCTTCTCGGATGGATTGA
- a CDS encoding uncharacterized protein (EggNog:ENOG41): protein MRRTNTAVFVARNSPLSHLDKGGKYMPPAKRAPTAQATVAGAPFDPAIISSQIKTASKKQPSQASEQRKASDVVKNGTSAKPEVQKPVDTQPSNSKPVESKTPTPVPTPASAPAKDTKIPDEKPAEKSAASARAVPTANARPVTQLPQNVPSATSTVERDVLNSFKSFASQQRLNAEKARSSKAKADKEVKLTELKKFANSFKLSTPVPKDLVSIIAKDPAKQKEIQAKAIKNAEEMAKAKTDAALKKDVTPSKETPLPKPAEPTSTSTAPVAAETRPPRGAPVPQATPPNGGPGRHTGPRQQFNQQQYHQQVYRNGRVGPQHVSQPHSNGGTLAQRIRNVEQQKFSQPPMPHQHASDNRVPPTGPSNNMEFPRRLSGHLGAKLNPNSNEFRPSPFAASFNPNGHPSATSSPRVAVNHVHDPANAAGHPQEQLIRRKTKPIDVNKCFILSHIKTFAAPQGPQARNWDENGGLRPAYDTIPTWRQIQDDEKRDSTMHLTYKQLFERQPFSGMPTPNPAHVVPQMPPHQHQLPFHLQHGAQHIMPRQSPHMPPMQMHTPQHGPVPHQPYGNDDHRMMHSNSAQSFASPRMGQLPVAYPQVNPGAQVPYGQPVFLGAGNPQLGQFRSFSNNPHYAPQQGQMGTPMMMQPQFIPGPQGMMAGPHLMYPGAHHPQFMPPSGPPQPVPAANGYPSPGRPAAPMMVHQGSQQGHNMYGMSPSIQYSQPAYVPAQTGVPMSNTRPYNGPGPQHYATNVPHHYSPQPPSNGGGNYNNNSNKHNVPQSHPHPGPQANRTASTSPQNQESEGSNEAK from the exons ATGAGGAGGACAA ATACAGCGGTGTTCGTCGCCAGGAATTCCCCGCTCTCCCATCTGGACAAGGGGGGCAAGTACATGCCCCCGGCCAAACGCGCTCCGACTGCTCAAGCTACAGTTGCAGGCGCTCCTTTCGACCCGGCCATCATATCTTCGCAGATCAAGACTGCctcgaagaagcagccttcTCAGGCCTCTGAACAGCGAAAGGCCTCTGATGTTGTCAAGAATGGGACCTCAGCAAAGCCCGAGGTCCAAAAGCCAGTGGATACTCAGCCATCCAACTCAAAGCCCGTGGAGAGCAAGACCCCTACTCCGGTTCCAACACCTGCCTCTGCTCCGGCCAAAGACACCAAAATCCCAGATGAGAAGCCGGCAGAAAAGTCGGCGGCTTCCGCCAGGGCGGTCCCTACTGCAAATGCTCGTCCCGTAACTCAGCTACCTCAGAATGTTCCCAGCGCAACATCGACTGTTGAGCGCGATGTCTTGAACTCGTTCAAATCGTTTGCTTCACAGCAACGTCTCAATGCCGAAAAAGCTAGAAgcagcaaggcaaaggcggATAAGGAAGTCAAGTTGACAGAGCTGAAGAAATTCGCAAACTCTTTCAAGCTGTCAACACCGGTTCCCAAGGATTTGGTGTCCATCATCGCTAAGGATCCCGCCAAGCAGAAGGAGATTCAGGCCAAGGCTATTAAGAATGCCGAGGAgatggccaaggccaagactgACGCTGCCCTCAAAAAGGATGTCACTCCATCCAAGGAGACGCCTCTGCCCAAGCCTGCCGAGCCGACGTCAACATCTACGGCACCTGTCGCGGCCGAGACCAGGCCTCCTCGGGGAGCTCCCGTGCCCCAAGCCACCCCCCCTAACGGCGGACCTGGCCGCCATACAGGCCCTCGTCAGCAGTTCAATCAGCAACAGTATCACCAGCAAGTATATAGGAATGGTCGTGTTGGTCCTCAGCATGTTTCGCAGCCACATTCAAACGGTGGCACGCTGGCGCAACGCATCCGCAACGTGGAGCAGCAAAAATTCTCGCAGCCTCCCATGCCCCATCAGCATGCTTCCGATAACCGTGTTCCGCCCACTGGTCCCTCTAACAACATGGAATTCCCGCGGCGTCTTAGCGGCCATCTCGGAGCGAAGCTCAATCCCAACAGTAACGAATTCAGGCCAAGCCCATTCGCTGCGTCTTTCAACCCCAACGGACACCCAAGCGCGACATCCAGCCCCCGCGTCGCTGTCAACCATGTCCATGATCCCGCCAATGCAGCGGGGCATCCTCAGGAGCAGCTCATCCGAAGAAAGACCAAGCCTATCGATGTCAACAAGTGTTTCATCTTATCTCACATCAAGACCTTTGCTGCGCCTCAGGGACCACAGGCCCGGAACTGGGACGAAAATGGTGGCCTGCGCCCGGCCTACGACACTATTCCTACCTGGCGCCAGATACaggatgatgaaaagagggACTCAACTATGCACCTCACATACAAGCAGTTATTTGAGCGACAGCCGTTTTCTGGCATGCCTACTCCAAACCCGGCTCATGTTGTGCCTCAAATGCctcctcatcagcatcaacTTCCgttccatctccagcatggTGCACAACACATTATGCCACGGCAGTCCCCGCATATGCCTCCGATGCAGATGCACACACCGCAACATGGACCCGTGCCTCACCAACCGTATGGCAATGACGACCATCGGATGATGCACTCCAACTCTGCTCAGTCGTTTGCTTCGCCCCGCATGGGACAGCTGCCCGTGGCGTACCCGCAAGTCAACCCAGGCGCACAGGTTCCATATGGACAGCCGGTCTTCCTTGGTGCCGGCAACCCTCAGCTGGGTCAATTTAGGAGCTTTTCTAACAACCCTCACTACGCACCGCAGCAGGGCCAGATGGGCACGCCAATGATGATGCAGCCACAGTTTATCCCAGGACCTCAGGGCATGATGGCCGGCCCTCACTTGATGTACCCAGGTGCACACCATCCGCAGTTCATGCCACCCTCGGGACCACCACAGCcagtgccagcagcaaatggTTATCCCAGCCCGGGACGACCGGCGGCGCCCATGATGGTGCACCAGGGATCTCAGCAGGGGCACAACATGTACGGAATGAGCCCTAGTATTCAATATAGCCAGCCAGCATACGTGCCAGCGCAAACCGGCGTTCCAA TGTCTAATACACGACCTTACAACGGGCCTGGACCTCAGCATTATGCGACAAACGTGCCACATCATTATAGCCCACAACCGCCCAGTAACGGTGGTGGCAAttacaacaacaacagcaacaagcatAATGTACCGCAGAGTCACCCGCATCCCGGCCCGCAGGCCAATCGTACGGCTTCAACTTCCCCCCAGAACCAGGAATCTGAGGGATCCAATGAGGCAAAATAG